GCTTCTGAGGTGGATGCTCTTGTTGCCGATCGGTTAGCTGCCGTTGCTGAAGTAGATCTCCAGCAGGAAGAATTTAACCGCGCTTCCGCGCTAGTTGAAGAAGGGGCCTTTCCCCAGCAGCAGCTTGACTTGGCGGCTCGTAACCTAGATTCTGCGATCGCTCAATTGAATGCCCTCGATCGACGGATTGAAGCAGCCCGCGCCAACTTAGCAGAGTCGGAGGCTGCCCTTGAACGCGCTCAAGCAGATGCCTCTAGCGCCAATGCTCGGCTACAAGATACGGTTGTGGTTGCTCCATTCAGCGGCACTCTTGGCGATATTCCTGTCAAGGTGGGAGACTTTGTCAGCCAGGGTGATCTCCTCACGAGTGTGACTCAGGATCAAGTTCTAGAACTGCGGCTCTCCGTGCCCATTGAACGGCGTCCGTTGATGCGGAATGGTTTGCCGGTGGAGCTTGTCGATACCCAGGGCAATACTCTTCGCCAAGGACAAGTTAGCTTTATCTCTCCCCAAGTGGAGCCAGGAGCCCAAACTGTTCTAGCCAAAGCCTCGTTTTCCAATAGCGATCGCCGCCTTCTCAATGGACAATCGGTGCGGGCTCGGATGATTTGGAACCAGGAGAGTGGCATCTTGATTCCCACGGAAGCGATCGCCCGTATTGCTGGACAAACCTTTGTCTATGTCGCCGTCACCCCACCTCCCTCTGAGGATGGAACCGATGGCCCAGCCCTCATCGCTCAACAGCGCCGAGTTACCCTGGGCAGTATCCAAGGCAACCGCTATCAGG
This genomic window from Candidatus Obscuribacterales bacterium contains:
- a CDS encoding efflux RND transporter periplasmic adaptor subunit — its product is MTHHTQESAISPSSDAEASSSTKPNTSKRPWLIGLGIILLLVGGGVGWRWWMSSQAGGAPEGMMMPGGGLPVQLETVERSPVEESSEFIGNLESRNSVSLRPEIEGRVVDIYAEPGQEVEAGTPIVQLSPDELQSDLASLLADINSARAIRASSASEVDALVADRLAAVAEVDLQQEEFNRASALVEEGAFPQQQLDLAARNLDSAIAQLNALDRRIEAARANLAESEAALERAQADASSANARLQDTVVVAPFSGTLGDIPVKVGDFVSQGDLLTSVTQDQVLELRLSVPIERRPLMRNGLPVELVDTQGNTLRQGQVSFISPQVEPGAQTVLAKASFSNSDRRLLNGQSVRARMIWNQESGILIPTEAIARIAGQTFVYVAVTPPPSEDGTDGPALIAQQRRVTLGSIQGNRYQVLEGLEPGDQLIVSGILNLSDGVPIMPQEPEAAEDAPSAPEATK